From Humisphaera borealis, the proteins below share one genomic window:
- a CDS encoding TraR/DksA C4-type zinc finger protein: MADHATNPTRPCERCGTMIPPERIEILPDTRLCVACSQAVGGEFQISFVAENLAKSGTMKKNYGAISMKKTRKPVRRAQG; encoded by the coding sequence ATGGCCGACCACGCCACCAACCCGACCCGCCCCTGCGAGCGGTGCGGCACGATGATCCCGCCCGAGCGTATCGAGATCCTGCCCGACACCCGGCTATGCGTCGCCTGCAGCCAGGCCGTCGGCGGCGAGTTCCAGATCAGCTTCGTCGCCGAGAACCTCGCCAAGAGCGGCACCATGAAGAAGAACTACGGAGCGATCTCCATGAAAAAGACCCGCAAGCCGGTGCGGCGGGCACAGGGGTAG
- a CDS encoding DUF1905 domain-containing protein, whose protein sequence is MTACEHFSRREPTWQTSVFPDKKRGAFLLPVKAAVRKAEHLIIGDRPLVTLIVCHAIGG, encoded by the coding sequence ATCACGGCGTGTGAGCATTTTTCACGGCGGGAGCCGACCTGGCAAACCTCCGTCTTCCCCGATAAGAAACGCGGCGCGTTCCTGCTGCCCGTCAAGGCCGCCGTCCGAAAGGCGGAGCACCTGATCATCGGCGATCGACCGCTTGTGACGCTGATCGTCTGCCATGCGATCGGCGGATAA